TGAACTCATACAAGTTATACGATGCATTCAATGTCAGCAGGACAGGCAAACATctgagagctgttttttttttttttttttttacagttaactAACTCACATTAGCTACAACTTAACTCCAACTACTGACAGTATTTTTGATGATTAAAACTCAAcataattattatcatcactgTGAGCTTGCAATGGTTGATGAAGGAGTCCATAGGTTTCAGTTTCCCCGCTCCAGTGTCAGTCTATAAATCATCCCCCTGAGATTCTAgagttgtgtgttttataattttCATGCAATTCTGcaggaatataaaaaaaaatacagatatttaatACACAGACTGATCTTCAGCTGTAAGTTATTCATTAAAACAACTTAACTTTCTAATATTCAAACTCATTAGTCATTACTGATATTATTTTCCACTGTAAGCTCACAGGAGAAGTCCATAAGTTTCGTTTTCCTCGCTCCAGCATCAGTCTTTAAACACCCCACGACAGAGAAACGCCCCCAAACCCACCTGGCTTTGCCACCTGTCAGGAACCAAACTCCGTCCAGAAATGTGACGTTTTAAAGGATTTCTTCTCCATCGCCGTAAATCTATGCATCACACAATGAAACCTACACATTCGCCGAATTGAAAATTGTTCACTTGTGAATTCGGCTCACATGTAATTCACCTGGTGTGACGTATAAAGTAGAAGTGCGACATTTGGGACAGGTTGGTGCTAAATAACTGATGTTTCCGATTTGAGGTGCTGAGCGGTGATAGATGACGTAAACCATCTATTAACACTTTATTGTAGATCAATAGAACTGCAGCTCGTTACAGCTCATACACGAGTGGAAGTTAGCGGAGTAAAATAAGATATTAGCGCTTTACTAATAGCAAATCCAAGATCAACAACTCACATCTGAACGTCAGTTTCATCACATTACGAGAACAAATATCGTATTTGTGCTACATTTGGCCACTCCTTGAGGAAGTAAGTGTGTAAACTTACCTTTTATTTAGAGGAAATGTGTAAAACCTCTGAGAGAAATCAAGTTTTAAGTCGGGGAAGCTCCAAAATTGTGCAACGAATGTATCAAGAAGGTGCTCCgcctgtttctgctgctgtagtGTAGCATAGAACTGTGCGGAAACTACGTCAGCCAACCACAGGCCAGGATAAACAAGAAGCGCCCGCCCCTTTGCTtgtgacagccaatcagatggcTGTATCCCGGCTGTTCTGTCAGTGAGCAGGCTTCCCCTTAATAACAACtataaacagtgtgtttatcatgtttttcacGTAGTTTGAGCAAAAAAATCATCAATAAACACGTGCTTAGTTTTGTTTAATACAATCTAACTTAGTCCCACTATCTGTTAAACATATATTACATgatgaaaagcaaaataattCGGATATTGAAGGAGGGAAGCCACTGAGCAGAAGAGCGTGAGGTGACCACGTGTtttcagagaaacagaaagtaaCTTCAGCTCTGAAACTAAAAGCTCTTCTATGATGCTGATCACTTTCCGTATCGATAAGGTCATCAGGTGCAAAATCAGATAACAGGATTTCCAGAAAATATGAAGCATTTTTGTAAAAACCCACATGTGTCAGCATGTTTCGTCAAATGTCAAATTTGGCCtcaataataattttttttttttttttaatgacatcattattattatagttaatATGTGTGCATAGTGATTCTTAATTTGGGGTGGATAAAGAGGATAAATctgagaagatgaagatgaataaTAACCTATAAAATCCCTCAAAATCCCAATTTTTATGCCTTTTTTCCTGGTGAATCTTTAAATTGTGTGACCCTTTATACAAATAACACAATCTGAAAGTGTTAGAGGTGAAAAGCTCATAGAAGTTGATTTGTTTTGTAGCATGACAAAGCATATAACTGGTTTAGAGACTACACGTagagaaaatgtgaatattttgtccagcagcacaaacaaatcacacacatgcatccaaGCCTGTTAGTTCACTCACAACGTgtgataaaaatgttatttatacaaatatttGAGTCAGAATCAAATATATTCCTCACACACGTCAACGCTTTACAGTATTTATCCAAACAGAGACATTTATAGAATATCTAGAGCTCAAAACACTTCTGAAGCACACAGTTGACACTGTTCACCCTCTTTACAGCTCGTATTCACACTGCTGTGATTTGGAAACAGTGCAGGTTGGCGCCACCTGGTGGCAGAAGTACATACATATTtctgaatatatattttgaagGACGTTTTGGGTTTGACACTTTACAGCTTGTGTGTGAAGTTAGGGAGTGTTAAAACATCATTTCTTACACACTGTTAACTATTTTTCACCACATTCAGTCTCTGATTTCAGTCAATTTTTGACATAGTTTGTGAGAAAACCAACTTGAAACATCCTTGAAATCAGTGGATAGTTTTATTGTGGAAGCAAACATTCGTAAACACCACAGGATATTCTTTAAGGTGTAGCGACAAAACCGGGTGTTTTAACCCCAAAACATGATGCTTTCCTCAAGctgaccaagtggtttttgtgcccaaaccctaaccagagcataaatACAAGAgtacatttgaaaagaaaatgaaaagaaaggaaatattacACAGGTAAAGGctttaaaatcaaacttttgGTACTTTATAAGACTCAAATGTGCGACAAAGATGCTAATGTCATGTATTTTACACGTGTAGCTCACTGATGCAAGGCTCCTCTGCAACCAACACCAAGTTCTCAATTGTCAGATTGTCCCTTAATGCAACATCACCATCATATTGTGCATATTTGCATGTCTAAGGCAATTAATTCTACAACATTAGTTTTTTAATGAGATGTTATCATTTTGATAAAATTGCACACTGTTGCACAATGTAGTAAAAAGTACCTGATATTCAGCACGTATCTCATTTTTCTACATGTATCAgagtaaaaattaaaatatttgtctCCACAAAGTTTGGAATGGAAGTATGAAGaagcataaaacataaaaatactcAAAGTTGCAACCCTAGTTGTACGTGCACATATAAAACAACCCAGTCACTCTTGTCTGTCTTGACTTAAATAGCAACAAACtcataaaaaaatgcaaaataaaacaaaatccacTTCTTTTATCATCCGCCTTTAAAAGCGCTCAtctttaaaatcataaatatcaCGATACCTTCACATGTGACTTTTTAGTTTTAGTGAGATTTAAACCCTCATGAAGCTGAATGATTCAGccttttctctgtcatctgCGTTATGTGGAGGAAGCCTCTGCAGAAAGTAACACGAATAAATCTGCTCAGTGATCCGACACCGGCTCACAGGACATTTTGTCCGCTGCAGAGTCACAAACCTGTGTCACTGGTGGACGTTCTGttccagcagcagaacaaagagTTTTGGGTCAGAAACCCCCCGTGAAGCACAACAACAGTCAGGACATCTGCACTCGGCTTCAAATCAAGATCAAACCTCCCTCTGAGTTCACTGTTCCTGCCCTCACGTTGGACCCAAAACTCCCCacactgtttttactgtttttaccCATCAGTGAAGAAGAGAATCGATGAATTATTGTTTCCAGACTTCATGAAATGATTAGTTGTATACTGTTTAATGTCTTGTATCAGAGTTTATCTTAACACCAGCtaaaatcttgtttttgctGACCTCCAGTGGTTTAACTCCCCCTCCGGCTGCAGCGACCTCAGGTGGGGTGGGAGCATCTCAGGTGCAGCGCTGCTCAACCCGACGCTGTAAAACTGCGTCCTTCATTGTCCCGAAGGTACAGCAGTGAAACTGTCGCAGTTTcgtcaggtttaggcaccaaaactacttggttacatttagaaaaaaaaatgtttgcaagtTAAAACAAGTTACATTTGGGTTTTTTAGTTTTATACTAGATTGGAACAGCAGACTCTGGTGGAAGTGTGCAGCACCTGACtgacctgacttcctcctttgctgccgtaaTAATTACTCCAAgcactagaggtcgccacccgAAGATAAACATACTAATGGGTCGCAGTATGTTGCATTCAGAGGCTGTTTTTCAGGTGAGGAGGGCCACTTTGAGGGCAGTTAAATACTGCGTTACAGTCTTGTGTCAGGTTCCTCTTTGACCTGTAAATGTGTACCGCATGGAAGcgacaaaacaggaagaagaaaaaatgcaaaatgctcgagaagaagacagaagaagaggcaAAACATAAGAAAACAGCTCTGAAAGTTTTTCTTATCAAGACAAATGTATTCAACCGTTTTGCTTCAAGGGTAAGAAAACAAGAGTACAAGAAAACAAACCGAtcgacacacaacacacaatgaCATAATAACATCACAACACACCTGCAACAACGTCCTTAACAAAagatctttctctctcacatcaCTGTGATGCTCTCGAGAGCAGATCACAGCGAGGAGTTTGCAAACAAGCTTCGGGAGAGTCATAAGgttcatgtttttcaaaataagggcGCACATGGAAGACATCCTGCAGCGTTTGTTCTGGTTCAAGGCTCAAATCAGGACACGTTTTCAtaagacaggaggacaggaagcagcaggagtCTGTCCATCTATCTGTTGAATACACAGTGTGCCTCCATATTTTCATATCTAGGTTTTTGTTTCTTAAGAATTAAATCCCCTCCTGATGATATACTTTACATACTACGATGAGAACATCACATTTTGCTCAACATGATTATTTAAACATGCTGATTCTTGAGGAGATAAACTGCAGTGACAAAACTTTCTAGCATTGTTCTTCTCTGTTTACAGTTTTCTCCTTATTTTGCTTAGCCTTCATGCTCACATGAAAACATACAATAGAAGTGACACAAACTTTAAAGGTGGAATTTATTCGAGAATGGCCAGAATTCAATGGTAGCTCCAAAACTGTGAGGGGCAgcataaccgctaactgctgctgtagctatctttggTTGTAGcgactagctgctgttagcaagtagctcagttagccatggagctaaTGTCATCTCCCAGTGACACCTAACTAAGTGCTGAACACAGGCTCCAAGACTGACAGAGGCCAGTATAAAGACAGTGGctaaaggaaggaaggaggcgatttacagtggctctgaccaggactatgactccaGGGACGAGAAGACCAGAAAGACTCCCTGATGACAGTAACCAGGCTAAAAGAAGACTATCACCGCTTGATTTAAGAAGTGGTATTTTACACATGACCAGCtaaggctagctggttagcatgtaCCGGTATCAGTACATAAATAACTTTGACAtgatgtcaacactgttgtttcttaaCATTCTATTGACGATATTCAATATTTGATGAATCTgaattttttgattttgtgtttaaacatttttttgaaactGCTccttttaaaagttaaataaattatattttccaAATCCATGTGTTAACTGCTCAATTATCTTCTTCTTATGTATAAAAATATGTGTGACCTAGCAATCTGgatgtttggtgtttttagTTAAAATTTGTTTTTGGTATTTGAATGAAAGCACAAAGTATGAGAGTAAAAACAACTTTAGGAGTCCTGTCCTTAAGAATACtccttgtctctctttctctttgttgaaAACAGTTCTTCTGTGGTCGGGTTTCCTCAGGAGCAGCCACAGTGGTCGACCACCATGGACGGGATCTTCCCATAGATGATCTGCTCCTTGCGGTTGAAGTACAGCATGTTGATGGGCGACATCTTGGTGGGCGTGCAGCAGGGCCCCGCGGTGCCTCGTGGGTTGGCCTTGTTCACCAGGTGTGCATGTGGATACTGCTGCAGGTGCATGAATTCACACTCCCCCGAGCAGTAGTTGGCCCGGTAGCGCTTGGGGGCGATGATCCAGTCCCAGCCGAACTCCTCGAAGTCGACGGTGAGCGGGTAGCGGCAGCAGCGCGTCTCTGCAGATTCCTCGTCACAGTTGAGGCCCGAGTCTCGGCGGGATCTCTTGGGGTTGTCGAGGATCTTCACTTCGATGAACGGTTGCtggaaaggaaattaaaatgttgaaaattatTGACAACTTTCCTGACATGACAATGAAGGATTTTCTTCCTTCCATTACAAGTTTCTAATTGCAGATTCAAACTAGAACTCAGTAGATGGATAGGGTCGACTCTGAGGCCTTCATCCACAGTTTTAATCCTGGCACGCAGCCAACATCACAAACAACCAACAACCAAatcaaccatccatccatccagaaCAAGGCCCTGCCATGTGAAAGTAAAAAGTGCCGCATCCCCACGAGGCCACTTGGACCCTCACTAAACGTCCAGAGTTATGCGATTATATTTTGGTAGCGCTCACCAGTCCTTCCTCTCCCGGCTCTGCTGAGGTGACAGCCAGATCTTCTCCTTTGGAGTCGTAGGCATTGATCTCGATGCCGTAGTTGGTCTCCGGTTGACGCAGCCAAGCCTGCAGCAGAGACTTGATGTCGATGCTTTGCCAGGATCCGGCGCCGGCGTCAGTGTCGATCTTCAGGGATCGGACTCTGATTCGGGTGTTGTTTCCCTCCTTTCCAGGTTTGAGGCgggaaatctgcaggaagacGGTGGTGACCATGTCGGCCGGCCGCAGGTGGACCCACAGCTGAGCGCGCAGGATGTTTTTTGGCTGGATCTTCGGACTGAGGCTGAAGAGACAACATGAGGACAACTCGTCCTGGGCGATCGGATTGTCTGGAAGAAGAATcactaaaatgttaaattaacaGATTGACTTGGCTTTTGTGTACTGAGCTGGTTTAAAAACTGGGATACCAAATAATCATCATACACCGACATCAGAGGAACAAACAGAGacaattttacacaaagaaaataatatctCCATTTATAACATATGTGGAATTAACAAGAATTCGTCAACATGAATATGGCTGTAAATATTtatgatccccagaggatgaaccctaaTTATCTTTTAGATCCTTTGACCTTTCAGCCTCTTGCATCCTTTTTTGCATCTCATCTTTGAAGAGATGACCTTCAAATCACGTGAGTGTATTTATTGACCCCATCACTTCTTCCAGCGCCTGAGTCGAATTTCTTTTATTCACTCTACTGGCAGATAACTCTCCAGATTGTGTGACTTTAACTTAGACTTACATTGTCGGCAGTGTGCAATAGGTGGCGTGAAAGTTAATCATTTGATATTATTTAGCAAGAGTGAAAATTTGATATGTCTCTCCAAACACTACGTATGGATTTATAAGTACCAACATCtccaaaaatcaaaatgctgTTACTATTTTAGGATTTAACAGTACAACATTACACTTTAAAAAGTGTTAATTTTCTTTGTTGAgcgagataaaaaaaaaaaaaaaatcacgtacGTCGAATATTTTAATTTgcaacaaagacaaactttACGTACTGCTTTTACGCGCGAATCACACGCTTCTCCTTTTTACGCACGACTTTTAGAAAAGGtgcaaagcaaaaaagaaatcagaacaCGTGAGGGATCTCTTGGTTTGATTTATAAAAATCTCCCCTCTTTTGTGCTACTTGGAAAATCAACTTTACGCACAAGTTTTACGCACGGATCACACGCTTCTCTTTTTACGCATGAGGTTCAGAAAAGGAGCAGAGCgaaaaagaagacagaacacattcacatttgttttacttACGCTTGGTGGCCATGGTGATGATGGTCTCCGTCGTGGcgtggtcctcctcctccacccgcGGGTCGTACTGGTCCAGGAGCTGCGTCAGAGGAGGCGCTTTGGGCAGCAGCTGTCGGATCATGTCCCGGCTGATGTTGGGAGCCTGCTCGAGCCGCAGGATGCTGAGGATCTGGGACTTGATGCTGTGGAGCCTCATCTGCTTGCTGTGCTCCCGGAAGTCGCAGGCCGAGCACTGCTCTCCGCTCTCCGCCAGCAGCTTGGAGGTCTGGTTCATCTCCGCAGAGAAGCCCGCAGAGAGGAGGACGGTCAGGCCGAGGAAGACGAGCATcctggagagaagaagaggtgagTGCAGTGACGCTGTCTGATATGAGTCTGTCTCCGGGCCTCCGGACTTTATGATTGGCTGCCAggagaatctttttttttttttttttttttttatcagaagagaaatttaaagaggaagagagatttTATGATGAATACTTTGTTGATTCCTGTGATGGGTCCCGagtttaaatgttctttttttaaacatcatacACAAAAGACCccaaactttattttgtttccgTTTCATAATGACAGTTTTCATTCAACATCTTCGTGATGCTCATTTTGGGATTATGACCCTCTTTACATGTGCAGAATTTGCCTTAGAAACTTCATATTTTTAAGTTCTCATCAGTATGAAAGTAATCTGGTGACAGTTGTGTGTATGTCCACATGCACACTGCAAACAAGAAGTTCTAATGACTAATTCGGTttgattgatgtttttttttatattgttatttcccCAGTAAGTTCCCAGTTACAACAGTTGTTCGGCAGAAATGATgaaactctgtt
This genomic interval from Acanthopagrus latus isolate v.2019 chromosome 24, fAcaLat1.1, whole genome shotgun sequence contains the following:
- the LOC119015262 gene encoding growth/differentiation factor 8-like, with the protein product MLVFLGLTVLLSAGFSAEMNQTSKLLAESGEQCSACDFREHSKQMRLHSIKSQILSILRLEQAPNISRDMIRQLLPKAPPLTQLLDQYDPRVEEEDHATTETIITMATKHNPIAQDELSSCCLFSLSPKIQPKNILRAQLWVHLRPADMVTTVFLQISRLKPGKEGNNTRIRVRSLKIDTDAGAGSWQSIDIKSLLQAWLRQPETNYGIEINAYDSKGEDLAVTSAEPGEEGLQPFIEVKILDNPKRSRRDSGLNCDEESAETRCCRYPLTVDFEEFGWDWIIAPKRYRANYCSGECEFMHLQQYPHAHLVNKANPRGTAGPCCTPTKMSPINMLYFNRKEQIIYGKIPSMVVDHCGCS